One region of Malania oleifera isolate guangnan ecotype guangnan chromosome 6, ASM2987363v1, whole genome shotgun sequence genomic DNA includes:
- the LOC131157196 gene encoding glutathione S-transferase F9-like, which yields MVLKVYGPGTAASRRVLLCLVEKDIPFEIVPVDLVKGEHKSPEFLKLQPFGVLPVIQDGDFTLFESRAIMRYYAEKYKDQGTNLLGKTIEERGTVEQWLEVEAQNYFPPVYNLAVHIMFHSIVGIQPDSKVIEESEQKLAKVLDIYEERLSKSKYLAGDFVSLADLSHVPFAQFLVNDMGKEYMIRNRKHVSAWWDDISSRPSWKKVLQLG from the exons ATGGTATTGAAGGTATACGGCCCAGGCACCGCTGCCTCCAGGCGCGTCCTCCTCTGCCTCGTCGAGAAGGACATCCCCTTCGAGATCGTTCCCGTCGATCTCGTCAAAGGCGAGCACAAATCTCCCGAATTCCTCAAATTACAG CCCTTTGGGGTTCTCCCTGTCATTCAAGATGGAGATTTCACTTTATTTG AGTCCCGTGCAATTATGAGGTACTATGCAGAGAAATACAAGGACCAAGGGACTAATTTGCTGGGAAAGACAATAGAGGAAAGGGGAACAGTAGAGCAATGGCTGGAGGTTGAAGCACAGAACTACTTCCCTCCAGTGTACAACTTGGCAGTTCACATTATGTTCCACTCTATTGTAGGCATTCAGCCAGACTCCAAAGTCATTGAAGAGAGCGAACAGAAGCTTGCAAAGGTGTTGGACATTTATGAGGAGAGGCTATCAAAGAGTAAGTACTTGGCTGGGGATTTCGTCAGCCTAGCTGATCTCTCCCACGTTCCCTTCGCCCAGTTCTTGGTGAATGACATGGGGAAGGAGTATATGATAAGGAATAGGAAGCATGTGAGTGCTTGGTGGGATGATATTAGCAGCAGGCCATCTTGGAAGAAGGTTCTACAACTTGGTTAA
- the LOC131157197 gene encoding probable polygalacturonase At1g80170: MMARPRNKLSRIFQSLPLPQPTMRKRSSSSYHFYWAVVAAIHVFLLRNLTSAEDFGVENRPKTERFVYVRDHGAKGDGDNDDTQAFKDAWKAACSSSVHTCIVIRAGDTHLVRPIDFAGPCVSRVTLRISGTIIAPQSPEAWDGLDSLKWLYFQDVKMLTVEGSGTVDGRGQQWWERTRFCKIYNTSICGHPPMAMIFDSCEHLKVRDIVLRNSQQMHMTFYNCTHVDATHIKVFAPDDSPNTDAIHVNASTHVLIKDSILRTGDDCVSIVSNCSSIQIRNITCGPGHGMSIGSMGKLNAWDEIRDVTFDGVFMSNSDNGVRIKTWQGGQGYASHIIFQNVLMENVSRPIIINQYYCDSRLPCANQTAAVKVSDIFFKNIRGTSATEKAIVFSCSDTVPCERINLENVMLTSSSGKNLKSVCWKAYGSTKGVVQPSSCLSQDERRAINLAS; this comes from the exons ATGATGGCGCGCCCGCGCAATAAACTCTCCAGGATTTTTCAATCGCTTCCCCTCCCTCAGCCCACCATGAGAAAACGATCTTCTTCTTCGTATCACTTCTACTGGGCTGTTGTCGCAGCGATTCATGTATTTTTGTTGCGAAATCTGACCAGCGCAGAAGATTTTGGGGTTGAAAACCGACCCAAAACGGAAAGGTTCGTCTATGTTCGCGATCATGGCGCCAAAGGTGATGGTGACAACGATGATACTCAG GCTTTCAAGGATGCTTGGAAAGCAGCTTGTTCTTCTTCCGTGCACACATGCATTGTAATCCGAGCTGGAGACACTCATCTGGTTCGACCAATTGATTTTGCTGGACCTTGTGTGTCAAGGGTGACTTTGAGG ATATCTGGTACTATCATTGCACCCCAAAGTCCTGAGGCCTGGGATGGCTTGGACTCCCTAAAATGGCTATATTTCCAAGATGTGAAGATGCTCACCGTAGAAGGGAGCGGAACAGTCGATGGAAGAGGACAGCAGTGGTGGGAACGAACTCGGTTCTGCAAAATCTACAATACATCT ATATGTGGACATCCTCCGATG GCCATGATTTTTGATAGCTGTGAGCACTTGAAGGTCAGGGACATTGTTTTGAGGAATAGTCAACAAATGCACATGACATTCTACAATTGTACTCATGTTGATGCAACCCATATTAAAGTGTTTGCACCTGATGATAGCCCTAACACTGATGCAATCCATGTCAATGCGTCCACACATGTTCTAATCAAAGACAGCATTCTTAGAACAG GAGATGACTGCGTCTCTATTGTAAGCAATTGTTCATCTATTCAAATCAGAAATATTACATGTGGGCCAGGCCATGGTATGAG TATTGGAAGCATGGGAAAACTAAATGCGTGGGATGAGATACGTGATGTAACATTTGATGGAGTATTCATGTCTAACAGTGACAATGGTGTAAGGATCAAAACATGGCAG GGAGGTCAGGGTTATGCTTCCCACATTATTTTTCAGAATGTATTGATGGAAAACGTCTCTCGTCCGATAATAATAAATCAATATTATTGTGATTCTCGGCTGCCATGCGCAAATCAG ACTGCAGCTGTTAAAGTGAGTGACATATTCTTTAAGAACATTAGAGGAACTTCAGCTACTGAGAAAGCAATAGTATTTTCCTGCAGTGATACTGTCCCATGTGAAAGGATAAATTTAGAAAATGTTATGCTTACATCATCCTCTGGGAAAAACTTGAAGTCCGTTTGTTGGAAAGCTTATGGCTCGACCAAAGGTGTGGTACAACCCTCTTCTTGCCTCTCTCAAGATGAAAGAAGGGCTATCAATCTGGCGAGTTGA